Proteins encoded together in one Musa acuminata AAA Group cultivar baxijiao chromosome BXJ3-6, Cavendish_Baxijiao_AAA, whole genome shotgun sequence window:
- the LOC135641034 gene encoding uncharacterized protein LOC135641034 → MGASANPSGNTDGANGGPLRAGGGDAGGGGSSVPGNPSNGTTPGPAQALKHNPGLSIEWSAEEQTILEEGLSKYASESIIVRYAKVAMELRDKTVRDVALRCRWLSKKENSKRRKEDHNLTRKSKDKKEKVTDSAKSSGHLGTRPNVPPYALPMLPVDEDDISYKAIGGRTGELLENNAETFTKISANFANLRIQDNINLFCQTRDSILAILKDLNDMPEIMKQMPPLPVKLNEELANSILPRTTMPMQN, encoded by the exons ATGGGAGCCAGCGCCAACCCGTCGGGGAACACGGATGGGGCCAACGGCGGCCCGTTACGCGCAGGCGGCGGTGATGCGGGTGGAGGTGGCTCTTCGGTTCCTGGGAACCCTAGCAATGGCACCACGCCTGGGCCGGCGCAGGCGCTGAAGCATAACCCCGGGCTGTCAATTGAGTGGTCCGCGGAGGAGCAGACCATCTTGGAAGAAGGGCTTAGCAA ATATGCATCTGAATCAATTATAGTGCGTTATGCAAAAGTTGCCATGGAACTAAGGGACAAGACAGTTCGTGATGTGGCCTTGCGGTGCAGATGGCTGTCT AAAAAGGAGAACAgtaagagaaggaaagaagaccACAACTTGACAAGGAAAAGCAAAGATAAGAAG GAGAAagttacagattctgcaaaatcatCAGGCCACCTTGGGACACGACCTAATGTTCCTCCATATGCACTGCCCATGCTTCCTGTGGATGAAGATGATATTTCATATAAAG CAATTGGTGGTCGAACAGGAGAGCTTCTTGAGAATAATGCAGAGACCTTCACTAAAATATCAGCAAATTTTGCTAACTTAAGG ATTCAGGATAACATCAATCTATTTTGCCAAACACGGGACAGCATACTTGCAATTTTGAAAGA CTTGAATGATATGCCTGAAATAATGAAGCAGATGCCACCACTTCCAGTAAAGTTGAATGAAGAACTTGCCAACTCTATCCTGCCAAGGACAACCATGCCTATGCAGAATTGA
- the LOC103989348 gene encoding protein TIC 20-II, chloroplastic, whose translation MATLALLRFPPPTGFDRFRASPPPAIHLRLRSMPAVAIPSLPARRSVTVSMARTAVPATDRLISALAYFLPFLDSLHYGRFLFARVPAAAAAVAPIIPLAAAYRSVPYAAFVAFFALYLGVVRNPNLSHFVRFNAMQAVVLDVLLALPALLQRVFGTPSRGVGFRVMEMGYHAIFAFSVACFLYALLSCVLGRTPHLPLVATAADRQL comes from the coding sequence ATGGCGACGCTGGCTCTCCTCCGCTTCCCTCCTCCTACCGGATTCGATCGCTTCCGGGCCTCTCCACCGCCGGCCATCCACCTCCGCCTCCGGTCCATGCCAGCGGTCGCGATCCCCTCCCTCCCTGCCCGACGGTCGGTCACTGTCTCCATGGCCCGCACTGCCGTCCCGGCCACGGACCGCCTCATCTCCGCCCTCGCCTACTTCCTCCCCTTCCTTGACTCCCTCCACTACGGTCGATTCCTCTTCGCCCGCGTCCCCGCCGCGGCCGCTGCCGTCGCCCCCATCATTCCCCTCGCCGCCGCCTACCGCTCAGTCCCTTACGCTGCCTTCGTTGCCTTCTTTGCTCTCTACCTCGGCGTCGTCCGCAACCCTAACCTCAGTCATTTCGTCCGCTTCAACGCCATGCAAGCCGTCGTCCTCGacgtcctcctcgccctcccggCTCTCCTGCAGCGGGTGTTCGGCACCCCGTCGAGGGGGGTAGGGTTCCGGGTCATGGAGATGGGCTACCACGCCATCTTTGCCTTCTCGGTGGCTTGCTTCTTGTACGCCCTCCTCAGCTGCGTCCTCGGGAGGACGCCGCACCTGCCGCTTGTGGCGACTGCAGCGGATCGGCAGCTGTGA
- the LOC103989349 gene encoding uncharacterized protein LOC103989349, which translates to MSSLVQSPTLEILAREPEVFSIWKGPPFSNGQPLVKLEKVPCTAARFSENGYRLMVTKSNTVISVLDCCSSTEIRSFDIPSLLAATLSPCGTYLQTFHKATTPQDKNVVLWEVQTGAAVYQHFQKNMSKTTWPSIIFTSDESVACRMATNEIQFFDSKDFSKGIIHRLRLPGIAAIELSKAPGHYIAAFVPESKGIPASAQIFSCSKDAQTQPIARRSFFRCSTVALHWNKISSGVLVVAQSDVDKSNQSYYGESKLNYLTTDGSHEGLVPLRKEGPVHDVQWSYSGLEFAVVYGFMPARATIFDRKCNPLLELGQGSYNTIRFNPKGRLICLAGFGNLPGDMAFWDYTEKKLLGTTKAEWSVTSEWSPDGQYFMTATTAPRLQIDNGIKIFRYDGSLYFKKMFSKLYQADWKPEAPERFDDINELVKSVETLKIDNNEKKVQVPKSSSETRSNIQASSVQKPAAYRPPHAKNAASVKAELFGGTAPSEEMSKNALRNKKRREKQKEKKAAEASAAASSS; encoded by the exons ATGTCTTCTCTTGTTCAATCACCAACATTGGAGATACTAG CACGAGAACCAGAAGTGTTCTCCATCTGGAAAGGACCTCCATTCAGCAATGGCCAGCCGCTTGTCAAACTTGAGAAAGTTCCTTGTACCGCTGCAAGGTTCAGTGAAAATGGATATAGGCTTATGGTGACCAAAAGCAATACTGTCATCAGTGTTCTAGATTGTTGCAGCTCCACTGAGATCAGATCCTTTGACATACCCTCCCTTCTTGCTGCCACTTTGTCTCCATGTGGGACCTATCTCCAAACATTCCATAAAGCCACTACACCACAGGATAAAAATGTTGTGCTGTGGGAAGTACAGACTGGTGCAGCTGTTTATCAGCATTTCCAGAAAAATATGTCTAAGACCACATG GCCATCGATTATATTCACCTCCGACGAATCTGTTGCCTGTCGAATGGCAACAAATGAGATACAGTTTTTTGACTCGAAGGATTTCTCTAAAGGAATTATTCATAGATTAAGACTACCTGGTATTGCTGCAATTGAGCTGTCAAAGGCTCCTGGGCATTACATTGCAGCATTTGTACCGGAATCAAAG GGTATTCCTGCCAGTGCTCAGATCTTTTCTTGTAGTAAGGATGCGCAAACTCAGCCAATTGCGAGGCGGAGTTTCTTTCGTTGTTCCACAGTGGCATTGCATTGGAACAAGATTTCATCTGGAGTTCTAGTAGTTGCTCAATCTGATGTTGATAAAAGCAACCAGAGTTACTACGGTGAATCAAAATTGAACTATTTAACAACTGATGGAAGTCACGAGGGACTTGTTCCTCTTC GAAAAGAGGGACCCGTGCATGATGTTCAGTGGTCTTATTCAGGCTTAGAGTTTGCTGTTGTTTATGGAT TCATGCCTGCAAGAGCAACAATATTTGACAGGAAATGCAATCCACTACTCGAGCTTGGTCAAGGTTCTTACAACACAATTAGATTCAACCCAAAAGGAAGAC TTATATGTTTGGCTGGCTTTGGCAATTTGCCTGGTGACATG GCATTTTGGGACTATACAGAAAAGAAGTTGCTTGGAACAACAAAAGCAGAATGGTCAGTGACCAGTGAATGGTCTCCTGATGGACAGTATTTCATGACTGCCACAACAGCACCAAGACTACAGATAGACAATGG GATAAAAATCTTCCGATATGATGGGTCCCTTTATTTTAAAAAGATGTTCAGTAAGTTGTATCAG GCCGACTGGAAGCCAGAGGCACCTGAACGGTTTGATGATATAAATGAGCTTGTCAAGTCTGTTGAAACTTTGAAGATTGATAATAATGAAAAGAAAG TTCAagttccaaaatcatcatcagagACAAGAagcaacattcaagctagcagtGTGCAAAAACCAGCTGCATACCGCCCACCCCATGCTAAAAATGCTGCTTCAGTGAAGGCAGAG CTTTTCGGAGGAACGGCCCCTTCAGA GGAGATGAGCAAAAATGCATTGCGAAACAAAAAGCGCCGTGAGAAGCAGAAAGAGAAAAAGGCCGCAGAAGCATCAGCTGCTGCCAGTAGCAGCTGA
- the LOC103989346 gene encoding uncharacterized protein LOC103989346, which produces MDVLESAPPPVKESVSSFHCNQCDKELVRKIARLLLPGLATACVDNTTGLFTGPASVAVIVRKEMVDYLTQRSQMYIAEAAVQGGDGINSVEELSDHPIDIISVLVEEFASSKRNLFSRVSGWLLSESREEKIDDFVQEMETNVFWSMERREAIAEILLRNVDLNSTFHCSMKFDTAQQLADHRSQCGFRILNCTNAGCKAKFSAIHAEEHDLVCHFKVIPCEQMCSESIMRGEMDRHCITVCSMKLVNCPFYQVGCESAFPQCNLGKHCTEFLQSHLMNVLQVVHKQGASVEELNQRVQLLEKSQSLSELSEALDVRSLVLIIKEQEAKMKKLERDLCKVRDHQELIKNVK; this is translated from the exons ATGGATGTGCTAGAATCAGCTCCTCCACCGGTAAAAGAGAGTGTGTCATCCTTTCATTGCAATCAGTGCGATAAGGAGTTGGTGCGAAAGATAGCACGACTACTGCTGCCTGGATTGGCCACAGCTTGTGTGGACAATACCACTGGTCTGTTCACGGGTCCAGCTTCTGTTGCTGTCATTGTGAGGAAGGAGATGGTAGACTATCTCACACAACGAAGTCAGATGTACATTGCAGAAGCTGCAGTCCAAGGAGGTGATGGCATCAATTCGGTGGAAGAATTATCTGATCACCCGATTGACATCATATCCGTTCTTGTTGAAGAGTTTGCAAGTTCGAAACGGAATTTGTTCAGCCGTGTTTCGGGGTGGTTGTTGAGTGAAAGCCGAGAAGAGAAGATTGACGATTTTGTGCAGGAAATGGAGACAAATGTGTTCTGGTCAATGGAGAGGAGAGAAGCCATCGCAGAAATTCTGCTCAGGAATGTAGACTTGAACTCTACATTCCACTGCTCGATGAAGTTCGATACTGCCCAACAACTTGCTGACCACAGAAGCCAATGTGGTTTCAGGATATTAAATTGCACGAATGCTGGATGTAAGGCTAAATTTTCTGCTATTCATGCAGAAGAACATGACTTAGTGTGTCATTTTAAGGTCATCCCGTGTGAGCAGATGTGCTCAGAGAGCATCATGAGGGGTGAGATGGATAGACACTGCATAACTGTCTGCTCGATGAAGCTTGTCAACTGCCCTTTCTACCAAGTTGGCTGTGAATCTGCCTTTCCACAATGCAATCTTGGGAAGCACTGCACAGAATTTCTCCAGTCACATTTGATGAATGTCCTCCAAGTGGTTCACAAGCAAGGGGCCTCGGTGGAAGAACTAAATCAGCGTGTGCAACTATTGGAAAAG TCCCAGTCCCTAAGTGAATTATCTGAAGCTTTGGATGTGAGATCGCTTGTGCTCATCATTAAGGAGCAAGAAGCAAAGATGAAGAAACTCGAACGCGATCTCTGTAAGGTCAGGGATCATCAAGAGCTTATCAAGAATGTAAAATGA